The DNA window GGCGCGTGCTCGGCCCTCGCCACCGTCGACCAGAACAAGGTCGTCTCCACGGCCAGGAACGGCGAGGTCGCCGCCGACCCCACCAACGCCCTCGCCCTGGAGGCGGCGGTGCGCCGCCGCGCCGCGGGCGGGGCCGAGCCGGTGCGGCTGGCCGCCGTGCAGCGGGTCGTCCGCGCCCAGCACGTCGAAGGGGCCGCCCGCTTCGCGCACTTCACGCTGTTCGCGCTGGTGACCGCCGGTCGCGACACCGGCGGCCTCGCCTTCGAACGGCGGCACGCCGCCGAGCACCTGGCGATCCTGCGCGAGGCGGTGCGGGCGTGCGGCGCGGGGGAGCCCGAGGCCCGGGTCACCGTCCTCGACGAACGCTTCGAGCGCGTCGCCGCGGCCCTCGGCGGCATCCCTGACCCGGGGCGGGAGAGCGGCCGGGGCTACTACGGCGGGCTGTGCTTCAAGGTGTTCGCGGGCGGGCTGGAGGTCGGCGACGGCGGCTTCACCGACTGGACGGCCCGGCTGCTCGGCAACCGCAAGGAACGCCTCCTCATCAGCGCCCTCGGCCTCGACCGCCTCACCCTGACCCCCTGACCCTCCCTCCCCGTGGCTCCGGCAGGCGGGGCGGGGTCAGGGGGAGGGGCGGGTGGCGGCGAGGAGTTCCTGCTCGGCGCGGACCTTCTTGGGCACGCACATGCGCCACGCGTCCAGCACCAACTCGCGCATCTCCGCCACGTCGAGCGCGGAGGTGCGCGCCACCACCCAGTGGAAGCGCAGGTCGGACTCGCGAGGCAGCAGGAACTTCGCCGGCTCCGCCGCCACCAGGGCCTCGCGCTCCTCCTTCGGGAACCCGAAGCCCATGAGCGTCTCGTCCCGCGAGAAGGCCACGTAGACGATCTTGCCTACCCGGAACTTCACGCGGTCCCTGATCAGATGCTCCGACGAGCGCGGCAGAGTGCTCGCGAACCGTCGTACGTCCTCGACTGTGAACACGAGGTCACGGTAACCTCCGCGACCGACAGTTCTCAGCGGTTGCCCTCGGCGGCGGAGATGTCGGCGAGCGCCGAGTTCTGGTCGCGCTCCATCGCGAGGTCGCCGAGGCTCACGATGCCGATCGCGCGGCCGTCCTCGACGACCGGCAGCCGGCGCACGGCGTGCGTCCGCATGAGCTGGACCGCCTGGTCGATCTCGGTGTCGGGGCCGACGGCCTCGACGGAGGAGCTGCACGCCTCGCGGACCGGCGTCTCCGGCCCCTTGTCGTCGGCCACCACCCGCACCGCGATGTCGCGGTCGGTGACGATGCCCTGGATGCGGCCGTTCTCGTTGACGATCACCGCGCCCGCGTCGTTCTCGCGCATCAGCGCCGCCGCTTCGGACACCGGCCGCTCGGCCTCGACCGCCGCCGGGTCCCTCGTCATCACGTCTGCCACGGTCCTCGCCATGGGGACCTCCTTCTGCGGATCGGATGTCAGGCCCCCCTACCCGGCGCGGGCCGGGCCTCACCCCGGCCGCTCAGAGGCCCTTGGCCGCCACGCGAATCTCGTCCAGGAGCAGCTCCAGGTCACGCTCGGTGGTGTCGGGGTGCAGGAAGCAGGCCCGCAGCGCGTCCCGGCCGCCCAGCCGGGTGCCGGTCAGGAACGTGTTCCCGCGCGCCTGCACCGCGAACGGGATCGCCCGGTTGAGCCCGTCCAGGTCGCCGTTCCGTGCCGGGGTGTGCCGGAAGGCGGTGATCGACGTGACCACCGGCGCCAGCAGCTCGAAGTCGGGGGCCCGTTCCACCATCGCCGCCAGCGCCCGCGCCAGGCCCGTGGTGTGCTCGACCAGGCGGACCACGCCGGAACGGCCGAGGGACGACAGCGTCGCCCATGTCTTCAGCGCACGGAACGGGCGGGTCTGCTCCGGCCCGTACTCGGCGAGCCAGCCCAGGTCGCCCGCGTTCTCGTCCACCAGGTACGACGGCACCAGGCTGAAGGCGGCCCGCGCCGCCCCGGGGTCGCGCAGCAGCGCGCACCCGCAGCCGACCGGCACGCCGAGCCACTTGTGCGGGTCCAGCGCGAGCGAGTCGGCCCGCTCCAGGCCCGCGAAGTGCGGCGCCGCGTCCTCGGCCAGCACGCCGAGCGCCCCGTAGGCGCCGTCCACGTGGAACCACATCCCGTGCTCTGCCGCCACGTCCGCGATCGCGCCGAGCGGGTCCACTGCTCCGGAGTTGACGGTGCCCGCGCTGCCCGCCACGCAGAACGGCCGCCGCCCGGCCGCCAGGTCCTCGGCCACCATCGCGCGCAGCGCGGCCACGTCCATCCGGTAGGCCGCGTCCACCGGCACGGCGCGCACGTTCCGCGCGCCGAGCCCGAGGAGCTGGGCCGCCTTGTGCAGGCAGCTGTGCCCCTCCTCGGTGACGTACAGGACGAACGGCGGCCGCCCGGCCAGGCCCTCCTCGCGGGCGTCCCACCCGTCGGCGCGGGCGGCCCGCTGCCGGGCGGCGGCCAGGCACACGATCGTGGCCATGGACGCCCCGCTGGTCAGCAGCCCGCCGCCGGGCGGATGCGGGAACCCGGTCAGCTCGGCCAGCCAGCGCACCACGGCCCGCTCCAGGTGCGGCCCGGCGTGGTCGCCGCCCGCGCAGCTCGGGTTGAGCGCGGCGGCCAGCGGCTCGACGAGCACGCCCGCCGGGTTGGGCGGGGAGTTGACCCAGCCGAAGAAGCGCGGGTGGCCGTTGCCCATCGGGTGGGGCAGCACGTGCGCGCGGACGTCGGCGAGCAGGTCGGCGAGCGGGCGGCCGTCGGCGGGCAGCTCCTGGCCGCTCAGCCAGGCGCGCTCGCCGTCCGGGACCGGCTGCCACACCGGGCCGTCCGGCACGCCCGCCAGATGCGCGGCCACGAGGGCGGCCGCCCGCTCACCGGCGGCGCGCAGGTCAGTCATCGAGCTGTTCCTTCCGTGGTGCTTCGTGGTGGTGGTTCTGGTGGTGGTTCGCGGTGGCGGGGGTGCCCAGCTCCATGGCGAGGTAGTAGACGCAGTCGGCGGCGCCGTCGTTGGCGAAGGCGTGGCGGCGGTCGCCCGGGTAGTACGCCGAGTCGCCGGCCTCCAGGGTGTGCGCCCGCCCGTCGATCGTCAGCCGCAGGCTGCCGCGCTCGACCGCGAGGTACTCCCGCGACCCGGGCGCGTGCGGCGCGAACTCCCCGGCGTCCACGCCTGGCCCGATGGTGGTGCGCATGAACTCGAACTCCACGTCGCCGAGCACCGGCGACAGCACCCGCCGCTCCCAGCCGGAGGGGTCGCGCAGCACCCGCTGCTCGGCGTGACGCAGCACCCGCATCGCGCCCTGCGCCGGCTCGTCGAGCAGCCGGGAGATGGACGTGCCGAGCGCCGTGGCCAGCCGGTCGAGCACGAGCACGGTCGGCGTCTTGGCGCCGCGCTCGACGTCGGAGACCATGCTGCGGCTGACGCCGGCCAGGTCGGCCAGGCGCTCGATCGACAGCCCGCGCGCCCGCCGCTCGGCGCGGACCCGCTGCCCCAGCTCGGCCATGGACAGACCGCTGGACAGCACACCTTCGCCCGTCATTTCTCCACTATAGCGGTGAATTGTCCGCTATCGCGGATTGTGCCTCCCGGTAGGCCGCCAGCACCTGCTTGCGGCGCTTGGCGGGCAGGCGGTCGATGTAGAGCCGCCCGTCGAGG is part of the Nonomuraea coxensis DSM 45129 genome and encodes:
- a CDS encoding MmcQ/YjbR family DNA-binding protein; its protein translation is MFTVEDVRRFASTLPRSSEHLIRDRVKFRVGKIVYVAFSRDETLMGFGFPKEEREALVAAEPAKFLLPRESDLRFHWVVARTSALDVAEMRELVLDAWRMCVPKKVRAEQELLAATRPSP
- a CDS encoding CBS domain-containing protein, encoding MARTVADVMTRDPAAVEAERPVSEAAALMRENDAGAVIVNENGRIQGIVTDRDIAVRVVADDKGPETPVREACSSSVEAVGPDTEIDQAVQLMRTHAVRRLPVVEDGRAIGIVSLGDLAMERDQNSALADISAAEGNR
- a CDS encoding pyridoxal phosphate-dependent decarboxylase family protein, which encodes MTDLRAAGERAAALVAAHLAGVPDGPVWQPVPDGERAWLSGQELPADGRPLADLLADVRAHVLPHPMGNGHPRFFGWVNSPPNPAGVLVEPLAAALNPSCAGGDHAGPHLERAVVRWLAELTGFPHPPGGGLLTSGASMATIVCLAAARQRAARADGWDAREEGLAGRPPFVLYVTEEGHSCLHKAAQLLGLGARNVRAVPVDAAYRMDVAALRAMVAEDLAAGRRPFCVAGSAGTVNSGAVDPLGAIADVAAEHGMWFHVDGAYGALGVLAEDAAPHFAGLERADSLALDPHKWLGVPVGCGCALLRDPGAARAAFSLVPSYLVDENAGDLGWLAEYGPEQTRPFRALKTWATLSSLGRSGVVRLVEHTTGLARALAAMVERAPDFELLAPVVTSITAFRHTPARNGDLDGLNRAIPFAVQARGNTFLTGTRLGGRDALRACFLHPDTTERDLELLLDEIRVAAKGL
- a CDS encoding helix-turn-helix domain-containing protein, with the translated sequence MTGEGVLSSGLSMAELGQRVRAERRARGLSIERLADLAGVSRSMVSDVERGAKTPTVLVLDRLATALGTSISRLLDEPAQGAMRVLRHAEQRVLRDPSGWERRVLSPVLGDVEFEFMRTTIGPGVDAGEFAPHAPGSREYLAVERGSLRLTIDGRAHTLEAGDSAYYPGDRRHAFANDGAADCVYYLAMELGTPATANHHQNHHHEAPRKEQLDD